The proteins below come from a single Mangifera indica cultivar Alphonso chromosome 16, CATAS_Mindica_2.1, whole genome shotgun sequence genomic window:
- the LOC123199234 gene encoding transcription factor TGA1-like → MLSLKAWRNCTLTLAETVAACQLVEGGYIPRMPTEMEKLEALVSFVNQLMELHPIISSKGMNSSSTQFVTPSRFGIYEPIHQLGTWGENFKSNGNPNTSTPIIMEVDTKLDTQIQRRLAQNCEAARKSRLRKKV, encoded by the exons ATGCTTTCACTCAAGGCATGGAGAAACTGCACTCTGACTCTTGCTGAAACTGTTGCTGCTTGTCAACTGGTAGAAGGAGGTTACATCCCAAGGATGCCTACTGAAATGGAGAAGTTGGAAGCTTTAGTCAGCTTTGTGAACCAG CTAATGGAGCTGCATCCAATCATAAGTTCGAAGGGCATGAACTCTTCATCCACCCAATTTGTCACCCCAAGTAGGTTTGGAATTTATGAGCCCATTCACCAACTTGGCACATGGGGGGAAAACTTTAAAAGTAATGGCAATCCAAATACATCGACGCCTATCATCATGGAGGTGGATACAAAACTAGACACTCAG ATACAAAGGCGTCTCGCACAAAACTGTGAAGCTGCTCGTAAAAGCCGATTGCGGAAAAAG GTATAA
- the LOC123199239 gene encoding transcription factor TGA4-like — protein sequence MEVNNLRQSCQQAEDALTQGMEKLQSTLAETVAAGQLVGGYIPRIPIAMEKLEALVSFVNQADHLRQETLQQMSRILTTRQAAQGLLALAEYFQRLRALSSIWATCPREPA from the exons ATGGAAGTTAATAATCTAAGACAGTCATGTCAGCAAGCGGAAGATGCTCTAACTCAAGGCATGGAGAAATTGCAGTCGACTCTTGCTGAAACTGTGGCCGCTGGTCAACTGGTAGGAGGTTACATCCCAAGGATACCTATTGCAATGGAGAAGTTGGAAGCTCTAGTTAGCTTTGTGAACCAG GCTGATCATCTTCGCCAAGAAACACTACAGCAGATGTCTCGTATCCTAACAACTCGCCAGGCAGCTCAAGGCTTACTTGCACTAGCAGAGTACTTCCAACGTCTTAGAGCTTTGAGTTCAATCTGGGCAACCTGTCCTCGTGAGCCTGCGTAA